The following proteins are co-located in the Streptomyces sp. NBC_00435 genome:
- a CDS encoding bifunctional glycosyltransferase/CDP-glycerol:glycerophosphate glycerophosphotransferase, with amino-acid sequence MPPRLSIVVPVYNVELYLDECLESIAAQTFDDFEVVLVDDGSTDGSAALAQAFVERDDRFRLVLQENAGLGAARNVGARHISPGSEYLAFVDSDDTMPTYAYERMIAALDETGSDFAAGNVKRFRSVGMSQSWGHRTAFAKTRLKTHISKFPALVTDRTAWNKVYRRTFWDEHAFQYPEGILYEDAPVSIPSHYFASSVDILSECVYHWRVRETGERSITQRSTDPVSVIDRVESVRLVRAALQAKPGATYARYLRDYDRNVLSEELPLIYKYVGEGGADFRAAFSKEVGGLVRAIGTAPWSDLTVADRLKAYLAGEGRIEEFIALIEHQRDFSYSVPVKGLARPQADYPFLKAPVPAKVLTLGPRERRVVSRLEQAHWADGKLLLRGYALPGHLGAESRLGSRKMLVFRESGKRRRTVVGTRTVASPMATVHAPHLALRHADWAGFAAVVDPSVFQTGGKWVEGVWSTSVAVTGAGGLHRARLRGGEHDSGQNPPAHWVAPDVRVAPSTAGSFTVQVEIVRARALDVRPAGDDAVEVAGELAAEVGAGATLRAEHVSTAAVLSFPLETAPAVAGGRTPFTARVPLADLAAVPDAECAPGEWTPEPWKLSVVAADGTEHRLAHDERGGFTGLVVPLPGEVTGRTLFAKRGNTGHLTLSVQPSPPLVDTVAAKDGVLTIRGRFVAPVDEPYELVLHDPHGVEFSYPVTRDGDSFEASFEPVLADSYAGRTALPQGRWWPTMRPVSEGGVTAGLLGVDRGAPLQFAPTALHSGPHAVAARGRRMRVEARFYDRVVLVADPMISPHDRSRHAQRIARDVTYPAQRALPVKDIAVFDTFQGSGAGDSPRAIHEELVRRGEKLDHVFLVRDGRAEVPATARAVQYDSLESWDVLARARYYVTNDSVSQAFFRRPGQTVVQTWHGTPLKQIGHDYVHDYYTSPEVLEALAHDSAQWTLLASPGSYATPVLKRALGYEGEVIESGSPRTDALLRPDEARIAEVRRRLGLPEGKKVVLYMPTWRENREGWSGGYRLDLQIDLDAARRELGEDHVLLVRGHHRVNEQVRDAVRDGFVVDVSRWHDPTDLLLVADVLISDYSSAIFDFAHTDRPILLFTYDLEHYRDTLRGFTFDLEKKAPGPLLKDSASLIEAVRNADAVGAEYAQARAAFREEFCDLDDGHAAERIVDRMLGR; translated from the coding sequence ATGCCCCCGCGCCTGAGCATCGTCGTCCCTGTCTACAACGTCGAGCTTTATCTCGACGAGTGCCTGGAGTCCATCGCAGCGCAGACATTCGACGACTTCGAGGTCGTGCTCGTCGACGATGGCTCCACCGACGGCAGCGCGGCCCTGGCGCAGGCTTTCGTCGAGCGCGACGACCGCTTCCGGCTGGTTCTCCAGGAGAACGCGGGCCTCGGCGCGGCCCGCAACGTGGGCGCCCGTCACATCAGCCCGGGCAGCGAGTACCTGGCTTTCGTCGACAGTGACGACACGATGCCCACGTACGCCTACGAGCGGATGATCGCGGCCCTCGACGAGACCGGCTCCGACTTCGCGGCCGGCAACGTCAAGCGCTTCCGCTCCGTCGGCATGTCGCAGTCCTGGGGCCACCGCACGGCTTTCGCCAAGACCAGGCTGAAGACCCACATCTCCAAGTTCCCGGCGCTGGTCACCGACCGCACCGCGTGGAACAAGGTCTACCGGCGTACCTTCTGGGACGAGCATGCCTTCCAGTACCCGGAAGGCATCCTCTACGAGGACGCTCCCGTGAGCATTCCCTCGCACTACTTCGCCTCCAGCGTCGACATCCTCAGCGAGTGCGTCTACCACTGGCGGGTCCGCGAGACCGGCGAGCGCTCCATCACCCAGCGCTCCACCGACCCCGTGTCGGTCATCGACCGGGTGGAGTCCGTACGCCTCGTGCGCGCGGCGCTCCAGGCCAAGCCGGGCGCCACGTACGCCCGTTACCTGCGTGACTACGACCGCAACGTACTGAGCGAGGAACTCCCCCTCATCTACAAGTACGTAGGTGAGGGCGGCGCCGATTTCCGCGCCGCCTTCTCCAAGGAGGTCGGCGGCCTCGTCCGGGCCATCGGCACCGCGCCGTGGTCCGACCTGACCGTCGCCGACCGGCTCAAGGCCTACCTCGCCGGCGAGGGCCGGATAGAGGAGTTCATCGCCCTCATAGAGCACCAGCGGGACTTCTCCTACAGCGTGCCGGTCAAGGGTCTGGCCCGCCCGCAGGCCGACTACCCCTTCCTCAAGGCGCCGGTCCCCGCGAAGGTCCTCACCCTCGGCCCGCGCGAGCGCCGCGTCGTCAGCCGCCTGGAGCAGGCCCACTGGGCCGACGGCAAGCTGCTGCTGCGCGGCTACGCGCTGCCCGGCCACCTGGGCGCGGAGAGTCGTCTCGGCTCGCGCAAGATGCTGGTCTTCCGCGAGAGCGGCAAGCGCCGCCGGACCGTCGTGGGCACCCGCACCGTCGCCTCCCCGATGGCCACCGTGCACGCACCGCACCTGGCCCTGCGCCACGCCGACTGGGCCGGCTTCGCCGCCGTCGTCGACCCCAGCGTCTTCCAGACCGGCGGCAAGTGGGTCGAAGGCGTGTGGAGCACCTCCGTCGCGGTCACCGGAGCCGGCGGTCTGCACCGCGCCCGGCTCCGCGGCGGCGAGCACGACAGCGGGCAGAACCCGCCCGCGCACTGGGTCGCCCCGGACGTACGGGTCGCCCCGAGCACCGCGGGCTCCTTCACCGTCCAGGTGGAGATCGTCCGCGCCAGGGCCCTGGACGTCCGCCCGGCCGGTGACGACGCGGTCGAGGTGGCCGGCGAGCTCGCCGCCGAGGTCGGCGCCGGCGCCACGCTGCGCGCGGAGCACGTCTCCACCGCCGCCGTCCTCAGCTTCCCGCTGGAGACCGCCCCCGCCGTCGCCGGCGGCCGGACCCCCTTCACCGCGCGGGTACCGCTGGCGGACCTGGCCGCCGTCCCGGACGCCGAGTGCGCTCCCGGCGAGTGGACCCCCGAGCCGTGGAAGCTGTCCGTCGTCGCCGCCGACGGCACCGAGCACCGGCTGGCCCACGACGAACGCGGCGGGTTCACCGGTCTGGTCGTCCCGCTGCCCGGCGAGGTGACCGGCCGGACCCTCTTCGCGAAGCGCGGCAACACCGGACACCTCACCCTCTCCGTGCAGCCCTCGCCGCCGCTCGTGGACACCGTCGCGGCCAAGGACGGGGTCCTGACCATCCGGGGCCGCTTCGTCGCGCCCGTCGACGAGCCCTACGAGCTGGTGCTGCACGACCCCCACGGCGTCGAGTTCAGCTACCCCGTCACCCGTGACGGCGACAGCTTCGAAGCCTCCTTCGAGCCGGTGCTCGCCGACAGCTACGCGGGCCGCACCGCACTGCCCCAGGGCCGCTGGTGGCCCACCATGCGCCCGGTCTCCGAAGGCGGCGTCACCGCGGGCCTGCTCGGCGTCGACCGCGGGGCCCCGCTGCAGTTCGCGCCCACCGCCCTGCACTCGGGACCCCACGCCGTCGCCGCGCGCGGCCGCCGGATGCGCGTCGAGGCCCGTTTCTACGACCGCGTCGTACTGGTCGCCGACCCGATGATCAGCCCGCACGACCGCTCGCGCCACGCGCAGCGGATCGCGCGCGACGTGACGTACCCGGCGCAGCGTGCCCTCCCCGTCAAGGACATCGCCGTCTTCGACACCTTCCAGGGGTCCGGCGCCGGAGACTCTCCCCGCGCCATCCACGAGGAGCTCGTGCGGCGCGGCGAGAAGCTCGACCACGTCTTCCTCGTGCGCGACGGCCGCGCGGAGGTCCCGGCCACCGCGCGCGCGGTGCAGTACGACAGCCTCGAGTCCTGGGACGTGCTCGCACGGGCCCGGTACTACGTCACCAACGACAGCGTGTCGCAGGCCTTCTTCCGGCGCCCCGGCCAGACCGTCGTGCAGACGTGGCACGGTACGCCGCTGAAGCAGATCGGCCACGACTACGTGCACGACTACTACACCAGCCCCGAGGTGCTGGAGGCGCTGGCGCACGACAGCGCCCAGTGGACGCTGCTCGCCTCCCCGGGCTCGTACGCCACGCCCGTCCTCAAGCGGGCGCTCGGCTACGAGGGCGAGGTCATCGAGTCCGGCAGCCCGCGGACGGACGCGCTGCTGCGGCCCGACGAGGCGCGGATCGCGGAGGTCCGCCGGCGGCTCGGCCTGCCCGAGGGCAAGAAGGTCGTCCTCTACATGCCCACCTGGCGCGAGAACCGGGAAGGCTGGTCGGGCGGCTACCGCCTCGACCTGCAGATCGACCTCGACGCGGCCCGCCGCGAGCTCGGCGAGGACCACGTCCTGCTGGTCCGCGGCCACCACCGGGTCAACGAGCAGGTCCGCGACGCCGTCCGCGACGGCTTCGTCGTCGACGTGTCGCGCTGGCACGACCCGACCGACCTGTTGCTCGTCGCCGACGTGCTGATCTCGGACTACTCCTCCGCGATCTTCGACTTCGCGCACACGGACCGGCCGATCCTGCTCTTCACGTACGACCTGGAGCACTACCGGGACACGCTGCGCGGCTTCACCTTCGACCTGGAGAAGAAGGCCCCGGGCCCGCTGCTCAAGGACTCGGCGAGCCTGATCGAGGCCGTGCGGAACGCGGACGCGGTGGGCGCGGAGTACGCGCAGGCGCGGGCGGCGTTCCGGGAGGAGTTCTGCGACCTGGACGACGGCCACGCCGCCGAGCGGATCGTCGATCGCATGCTCGGCAGGTAA
- a CDS encoding roadblock/LC7 domain-containing protein — protein sequence MSTVPAEAEAEILAELRRLRARVPQLGGALAASVDGLVLAHDSAATEAESVAALTAAALGVAQRLSDCTGQGGFRELLVRGEDGYVATYAAGDAAVLTLIAEPRINVGRLHLEARRSSLRIAELIDHSLGRRGPGPGS from the coding sequence ATGAGTACGGTGCCCGCCGAAGCGGAGGCCGAGATACTCGCGGAACTCCGGAGGCTGCGGGCCCGCGTCCCGCAGCTGGGAGGGGCCCTCGCCGCGAGCGTCGACGGCCTGGTCCTGGCCCACGACAGCGCTGCCACCGAGGCCGAATCGGTCGCCGCCCTGACCGCGGCCGCCCTCGGAGTGGCCCAGCGGCTCAGCGACTGCACCGGCCAGGGCGGGTTCCGCGAACTGCTCGTGCGCGGCGAGGACGGATACGTGGCCACCTACGCGGCGGGCGACGCGGCCGTCCTGACCCTGATCGCGGAGCCGCGCATCAATGTCGGCCGGCTCCACCTGGAGGCCCGCCGGTCCAGCCTGCGCATAGCCGAGCTGATCGACCACAGCCTCGGCCGCCGGGGCCCCGGCCCCGGCTCCTGA
- a CDS encoding VOC family protein, with product MASNGNGFTTCLWFDGDAEAAADHYLSIFKDGKRGRIGRYNEGGPGTAGDVMVVEFEINGQKFVGLNGGSQFPFTEAISFQIHCADAAEADYYYDRLTGDGGEESACGWVKDKFGVSWQVIPAGAIELISDPDPGRAARATAAMMKMKKLDVERMRQAADEA from the coding sequence ATGGCCAGCAACGGCAACGGGTTCACCACGTGTCTGTGGTTCGACGGCGACGCGGAGGCCGCCGCCGACCACTACCTGTCGATCTTCAAGGACGGCAAGCGCGGCCGCATCGGCCGCTACAACGAGGGCGGACCCGGAACGGCGGGTGACGTCATGGTCGTCGAGTTCGAGATCAACGGCCAGAAGTTCGTCGGTCTCAACGGCGGCTCGCAATTCCCCTTCACCGAGGCCATCTCCTTCCAGATCCACTGCGCCGACGCCGCCGAGGCCGACTACTACTACGACCGGCTGACCGGCGACGGCGGCGAGGAATCCGCCTGCGGCTGGGTGAAGGACAAGTTCGGAGTCTCCTGGCAGGTCATCCCGGCCGGCGCCATCGAGCTGATCTCCGACCCGGACCCGGGGCGGGCCGCCCGCGCCACCGCCGCCATGATGAAGATGAAGAAGCTCGACGTGGAGCGGATGCGTCAGGCGGCGGACGAGGCCTGA
- a CDS encoding APC family permease, with the protein MRCINAKRVLVGEPLDTARLGETLLPKRLALPIFCSDPLSSVAYATEEILLILALGGVALLHLAWYAAAAIVFLLVVVVASYRQTCHAYPGGGGAYIVSSKNLGETAALTAASALLVDYVMTVAVSVVSGVSAITSAIPSLSDHEVPLSVGFVVLLTLMNLRGVRESGRVFAVPTYGFVLVIYLMFAVAAYRLATGDTIRAESAELPITAEGTYAGLAVVLLALRAFASGCTALTGVEAISNGVPAFQKPKSKNAATTLAAMGALAVTMFAGITILAMNYEVHVAADPTELGLAPGTPMSTALAQIGRATFGSWDFLFYLLQAVTAGVLILAANTAFNGFPMLTSILAKDRFVPRQLFNRGDRLVYSNGVVLLALAAIALIIAFDAELTRLIQLYIIGVFVSFTLSQAGMVRHWKQELASPGTRKEERIHIHRRRAINAVGAVMTSVVLVIVLVTKFTHGAWLVVIAMPLLFIGMKGVRRHYDTVAREVAVAPGVKPRKPARHHVVVLVAAVHAPTLKALGFAMGLRADTLTAVSVAADEADANRLREAWAEHDPGIPLKVLHSPYREVVGPVLAHVQEQAAAEGTDMLSVVIPEYVVGHWWEQPLHNQNALRLKARLLFTPGVAVIDVPYLLESAKPGKPGKPGDSGEGAPRDGEGAGSRPGAG; encoded by the coding sequence ATGAGGTGTATCAATGCGAAACGTGTGCTGGTCGGTGAACCGCTCGACACCGCGCGTCTGGGCGAGACCCTGCTGCCCAAACGGCTCGCCCTCCCGATCTTCTGCAGCGACCCGCTCTCCTCGGTGGCCTACGCCACCGAGGAGATCCTCTTGATCCTCGCCCTCGGCGGCGTCGCGTTGCTCCACCTCGCCTGGTACGCGGCCGCCGCCATCGTGTTCCTGCTCGTGGTCGTCGTCGCCTCCTACCGGCAGACCTGCCACGCCTACCCGGGCGGCGGCGGAGCCTACATCGTCAGCTCCAAGAACCTCGGTGAGACCGCCGCCCTCACCGCCGCGAGCGCCCTGCTCGTCGACTACGTCATGACGGTCGCCGTCTCCGTGGTCTCCGGAGTCTCCGCCATCACCTCCGCCATCCCCTCGCTCTCCGACCACGAAGTCCCCCTGTCCGTGGGTTTCGTCGTACTGCTGACGCTGATGAACCTGCGCGGCGTACGGGAGTCGGGCCGGGTCTTCGCCGTCCCCACCTACGGCTTCGTCCTCGTCATCTACCTCATGTTCGCGGTGGCCGCCTACCGGCTCGCGACCGGAGACACCATCCGCGCCGAATCCGCCGAGCTGCCGATCACCGCCGAGGGCACGTACGCCGGACTCGCCGTGGTGCTGCTCGCCCTGCGGGCCTTCGCCTCCGGCTGCACCGCGCTCACGGGAGTCGAGGCCATCAGCAACGGCGTCCCCGCCTTCCAGAAGCCGAAGAGCAAGAACGCGGCGACCACCCTCGCCGCGATGGGCGCGCTCGCCGTCACCATGTTCGCCGGGATCACCATCCTCGCCATGAACTACGAAGTGCACGTGGCGGCGGACCCGACCGAGCTGGGCCTGGCCCCCGGAACACCGATGTCCACCGCGCTCGCCCAGATCGGCCGGGCCACCTTCGGCAGCTGGGACTTCCTCTTCTACCTGCTCCAGGCCGTCACCGCCGGCGTGCTGATCCTCGCCGCGAACACCGCCTTCAACGGCTTCCCGATGCTCACCTCGATCCTGGCCAAGGACCGGTTCGTGCCGCGCCAGCTCTTCAACCGCGGCGACCGCCTCGTGTACTCCAACGGCGTCGTCCTGCTGGCCCTCGCCGCCATCGCTCTCATCATCGCCTTCGACGCCGAGCTGACCCGGCTCATCCAGCTCTACATCATCGGCGTCTTCGTCTCCTTCACCCTCTCCCAGGCGGGCATGGTCCGGCACTGGAAGCAGGAGCTCGCCTCCCCCGGGACCCGCAAGGAGGAGCGGATCCACATCCACCGCCGGCGCGCCATCAACGCCGTCGGCGCCGTCATGACCTCCGTGGTCCTGGTCATCGTCCTGGTCACCAAGTTCACCCACGGCGCCTGGCTCGTGGTCATCGCCATGCCGCTGCTCTTCATCGGCATGAAGGGCGTGCGCCGCCACTACGACACCGTGGCCAGGGAAGTCGCCGTGGCGCCCGGGGTCAAACCGCGCAAGCCCGCCCGCCACCACGTCGTCGTCCTCGTCGCCGCCGTGCACGCGCCGACGCTCAAGGCGCTGGGCTTCGCGATGGGGCTGCGGGCCGACACCCTGACGGCGGTCTCCGTGGCCGCCGACGAGGCGGATGCGAACCGGCTGCGCGAGGCCTGGGCGGAACACGATCCGGGGATCCCGCTGAAGGTGCTGCACTCCCCCTACCGGGAGGTGGTCGGGCCGGTGCTCGCCCACGTCCAGGAACAGGCGGCCGCCGAGGGCACGGACATGCTGTCGGTGGTGATCCCGGAGTACGTGGTCGGGCACTGGTGGGAACAGCCCCTGCACAACCAGAACGCCCTGCGGCTCAAGGCGCGGCTGCTCTTCACGCCCGGGGTCGCGGTGATCGACGTGCCGTACCTGCTGGAGTCCGCGAAGCCGGGGAAGCCTGGGAAACCGGGGGACTCGGGTGAGGGAGCACCCCGGGACGGGGAGGGGGCGGGGAGCCGGCCGGGCGCTGGGTGA
- a CDS encoding DUF6461 domain-containing protein has protein sequence MADITGPGDGGDGGRVGDTGIQWLADWNAWYVSLTFARGIGPEELAVRLGALPDVRPGPLGAIDAWSMVTETVEGDGVARVGSWGGWSFAVEHGMPAGAQRLAEVSRAGVEAVHLDPQPDHPPKQFAYARDGELVCCFGIGEECWRGGHRPDFLLPELVEAKILAPDGCYARPEDEPDADRDRLTLSVLEQRFALSLPRRLVEETPLPAFVTCTQ, from the coding sequence ATGGCGGACATCACCGGACCCGGCGACGGCGGCGACGGCGGCCGGGTCGGCGACACCGGCATCCAGTGGCTGGCGGACTGGAACGCCTGGTACGTCAGCCTGACCTTCGCCCGCGGCATCGGCCCCGAGGAACTGGCCGTACGGCTCGGCGCGCTGCCGGACGTCCGCCCGGGACCGCTGGGCGCCATCGACGCGTGGAGCATGGTCACCGAGACGGTGGAAGGCGACGGGGTGGCCCGGGTGGGGAGCTGGGGCGGCTGGTCCTTCGCCGTCGAGCACGGAATGCCGGCCGGGGCGCAGCGCCTCGCGGAGGTTTCCCGGGCAGGGGTCGAGGCCGTCCACCTCGACCCGCAGCCCGACCACCCGCCCAAGCAGTTCGCGTACGCCCGGGACGGCGAACTGGTCTGCTGCTTCGGCATCGGAGAGGAATGCTGGCGCGGCGGACACCGGCCCGACTTCCTCCTGCCGGAGCTGGTCGAAGCCAAGATCCTCGCTCCGGACGGCTGTTACGCCCGTCCCGAGGACGAACCGGACGCTGACCGCGACCGCCTCACCCTCTCCGTGCTGGAACAGCGCTTCGCGCTCTCCCTGCCCCGGCGCCTCGTCGAGGAGACCCCCCTCCCGGCCTTCGTGACCTGTACGCAGTAG
- a CDS encoding aminoglycoside N(3)-acetyltransferase produces MLRTGELVAGWREAGVAEGMALMVHASLSSLGRVDGGAATVVASLREAVGPTGTVAVPAFTWEVADPDPEHVGAPDAGVTARREAVPLFHPGLPVTPALGAVPEALRALPDSVRSGHPQASVAAVGARAAEVTAGQTLGLALGRSSPFGRLDDLGGHILLIGVGHNRNSFLHYVESLVPRPRLRVRRFPMEVDGERVWIETPDVGNDNDTHFPTVGADFERHAGIVEVTVGAAVCRLLPVAALVDFAVPRLQELLDADGRP; encoded by the coding sequence GTGCTCAGGACGGGCGAGCTGGTCGCGGGCTGGCGGGAGGCCGGTGTCGCCGAGGGCATGGCGCTGATGGTGCACGCGTCGCTGTCCAGCCTCGGGCGGGTCGACGGCGGCGCCGCGACGGTGGTGGCGAGTCTGCGCGAGGCAGTGGGGCCGACCGGGACGGTGGCCGTGCCGGCGTTCACCTGGGAGGTGGCCGATCCGGATCCGGAGCACGTGGGCGCACCGGACGCCGGGGTCACGGCACGTCGGGAAGCGGTGCCGCTGTTCCACCCGGGGCTGCCGGTCACCCCCGCGCTCGGCGCCGTCCCGGAGGCGTTGCGGGCGCTGCCCGACAGCGTGCGCAGCGGACACCCGCAGGCGTCGGTGGCGGCGGTGGGTGCCCGTGCGGCCGAGGTCACGGCCGGGCAGACGCTGGGCCTCGCGCTGGGGCGCAGTTCGCCGTTCGGCCGGCTGGACGACCTCGGCGGCCACATCCTGCTGATCGGGGTCGGCCACAACCGCAACTCCTTCCTGCACTACGTCGAGTCCCTCGTCCCCCGCCCCCGTCTGCGGGTGCGCCGGTTCCCGATGGAGGTGGATGGCGAGCGGGTCTGGATCGAGACCCCGGACGTGGGCAACGACAACGACACGCACTTCCCGACGGTGGGCGCCGACTTCGAACGCCACGCGGGCATCGTGGAGGTCACGGTCGGCGCCGCGGTGTGCCGCCTCCTGCCCGTCGCGGCCCTGGTCGACTTCGCGGTACCCCGCCTCCAGGAACTGCTGGACGCGGACGGAAGGCCGTAG
- a CDS encoding transcriptional regulator, with translation MTAAVSPLLTRLAAERATGALFRERGTLFLEDGRVVHAESPATPGLDVLLTTGGGLTPERWTDAVNQAGARRQVARFLVDSGGMAGGELEICHLAAIFDAAFFALSPGSGPSRFRRGATHWIGSVRSVPAAAVERETRRRRELLDAVWPYPLLDTSPVVPRAAAPGQTVTARQRILLDRADGVRTPADLAWVLGRPAFHTLLDVRRLAAAGLVETPHESAPAAGASAAPLPDWMTQAQSPDVALLRRLRDALEASL, from the coding sequence GTGACGGCCGCCGTCTCGCCCCTGCTGACCCGGCTCGCCGCCGAGCGGGCGACGGGGGCCCTGTTCCGCGAGCGCGGCACCCTCTTCCTGGAGGACGGCCGCGTCGTGCACGCCGAGAGCCCGGCCACCCCCGGGCTCGACGTCCTGCTCACGACCGGCGGCGGGCTCACTCCCGAGCGCTGGACCGACGCCGTGAACCAGGCCGGCGCCCGCCGCCAGGTGGCGCGCTTCCTCGTCGACAGCGGGGGCATGGCAGGAGGCGAGCTGGAGATCTGCCATCTCGCCGCGATCTTCGACGCCGCCTTCTTCGCACTGTCCCCGGGCAGCGGCCCCTCCCGCTTCCGGCGCGGGGCCACCCACTGGATCGGCTCCGTCCGCTCGGTCCCGGCGGCCGCCGTCGAGCGGGAGACCCGGCGCCGCCGGGAGCTGCTCGACGCGGTCTGGCCCTACCCGCTGCTCGACACCTCCCCGGTCGTGCCCCGGGCCGCCGCCCCCGGCCAGACCGTCACCGCCCGGCAGCGGATCCTGCTCGACCGCGCCGACGGCGTGCGGACACCGGCGGACCTGGCGTGGGTGCTGGGCCGGCCGGCCTTCCACACGCTGCTCGACGTACGGCGCCTCGCGGCGGCCGGGCTGGTGGAGACCCCGCACGAGTCGGCGCCGGCGGCCGGCGCTTCCGCGGCGCCGCTGCCCGACTGGATGACGCAGGCACAGTCCCCGGACGTGGCGCTGCTGCGCCGGTTACGCGACGCACTGGAGGCAAGCCTGTGA
- a CDS encoding SIR2 family NAD-dependent protein deacylase: MGKQLVAVFSGAGMSTDSGIPDYRGPQGLWRRDPDAEKLVTYEYYMADPEIRRRSWLMRAGIGALGARPNAAHLAVAELERGGTPVRVITQNVDGLHQLAGTSARKVFELHGTARAVVCTACRARTGMDEALARVAAGEPDPACLACGGILKAATVMFGQRLDPEVLAQAVAVAKGCEVFVAVGSTLQVQPAASLAGMAAEAGARLIIVNAEETPYDPIADEVVREPIGTALPALLARIAAGGQGLSP, from the coding sequence ATGGGAAAGCAGCTCGTCGCAGTGTTCAGCGGGGCCGGGATGTCCACCGATTCCGGGATTCCGGACTACCGGGGCCCGCAGGGGCTGTGGCGGCGGGATCCCGACGCCGAGAAGCTCGTGACGTACGAGTACTACATGGCCGATCCGGAGATCCGGCGGCGGTCCTGGCTGATGCGCGCCGGGATCGGGGCCCTGGGTGCGCGGCCGAACGCCGCGCACCTGGCCGTCGCGGAGCTGGAGCGCGGCGGGACCCCGGTGCGGGTGATCACCCAGAACGTGGACGGGCTGCACCAGCTCGCCGGGACCTCGGCCCGCAAGGTGTTCGAACTGCACGGCACGGCGCGGGCCGTGGTGTGCACGGCCTGCCGTGCCCGCACGGGCATGGACGAGGCACTGGCCCGGGTCGCCGCCGGGGAGCCGGATCCCGCCTGCCTCGCGTGCGGCGGAATCCTCAAGGCGGCGACCGTGATGTTCGGTCAGCGGCTGGATCCCGAGGTGCTGGCGCAGGCCGTCGCCGTCGCGAAGGGGTGCGAGGTCTTCGTGGCCGTCGGCTCCACGCTCCAGGTGCAGCCCGCGGCCTCGCTGGCCGGGATGGCCGCGGAGGCCGGGGCCCGCCTGATCATCGTGAACGCGGAGGAGACCCCGTACGACCCGATCGCCGACGAGGTGGTCCGCGAGCCCATCGGGACGGCGCTGCCGGCCCTGCTGGCCCGGATCGCCGCCGGCGGCCAGGGCCTCTCCCCGTGA
- a CDS encoding (2Fe-2S)-binding protein has protein sequence MPSHTFTVNGQSVTVDAPDDLPLLWVLRDMLGVRGPKYGCGVDVCKACTSHLDGVDVRPCVVPVSACAGRTVTTIEGLADGDELHPVQEAWLEQDVAQCGFCQPGQIMAAVALLKRTSTPTDADIDAIANICRCGTYFRIREAIRSAAAKM, from the coding sequence GTGCCCTCGCACACCTTCACCGTCAACGGGCAGAGCGTCACCGTGGACGCGCCCGACGATCTGCCCCTGCTGTGGGTGCTCCGCGACATGCTGGGCGTGCGCGGCCCCAAATACGGCTGCGGGGTCGACGTCTGCAAGGCCTGTACCAGCCACCTCGACGGAGTGGACGTACGCCCGTGCGTGGTGCCGGTGTCCGCGTGCGCGGGCCGGACGGTGACCACGATCGAGGGGCTGGCCGACGGGGACGAGCTGCACCCGGTGCAGGAGGCCTGGCTCGAACAGGACGTCGCACAGTGCGGCTTCTGCCAGCCCGGCCAGATCATGGCGGCCGTCGCCCTGCTGAAGCGGACGAGCACGCCCACGGACGCGGACATCGACGCGATCGCCAACATCTGCCGCTGCGGCACGTACTTCCGCATCCGGGAGGCGATCCGCAGCGCGGCGGCCAAGATGTAG